In Juglans regia cultivar Chandler chromosome 13, Walnut 2.0, whole genome shotgun sequence, the following proteins share a genomic window:
- the LOC109016349 gene encoding uncharacterized protein LOC109016349, whose translation MDKSWMLIEDRLHSPEYDEGVRQFLAMAQAHAATADQIRCPCRRCRNRAFHSIRIVEDHLFLRGIDPTYTEWIFHGEEDPILNSTFSDEEDDVASSYNHYIDDVDEMLDDIRHGSFMDEEGSNGRNANDNYQPSTFNAPTDYNFDELVADARQPLYPGCAKFSKLSFIVKLLHIKSIGGWTVKSFDMVIKLLHDAFPDALFPNSYHDARRLERGLGFNYEKIDLCPNDCALFWKENASYNECPKCKASRWIASTSDQQMIPQKVLRYFPLKPRLQRLFMSTKTAQAMRWHKDAHVDDPTSMRHPADSRVWKDFDNKYVAFSHDPRNVRLGLASDGFNPFNNMSRPYSIWPVLLVPYNLPPWSCMKDPYTMLSLLIPGPKSPGNDIDVFLRPLVDELKELWEEGIRTFDAYSGQMFTLHAALLWTINDFPAYANLSGWSTKGKLACPSCREDTNSQWLVYGRKHCYMGHRRWLPPDHSLRRKKNSFNGCEEHGLQPSRVEGEVLLEQLREVTHFQFGKFGLKRKRTPNQLNWTKKSIFFELPYWLDLGLRHNLDVMHIEKNICNSVLGTLLNIEGKTKDSANARRDLANLGIRKELHLQHDGDHITMSLGCYTLNLNERRIFCDWLSKVKFPDGFASNIARCVNASDGKISGMKSHDCHVFLQALLPVVIGGFLRPDVRQALIDLSSFFKELCSRTLNLSVLTYLQANIPIILCKLEMIFPPAFFDIMVHLAIHLPEEAFLAGPVQYRWMYPFERYLGKFKRYVRNRARPEGSIAEAYVHLECLTFCSMYLHDIETRYNREERNNDVRIGTTESGNEPSLSVFSQKVRPLGTGSSHKLADTLLVKARWYILNNCTEIEQYIEEHYKKIQEDDPQNIDRRHQSQFPSWFRSRIREVRSVRPTAVTDEIYALACGPDPWVASYAGCIMNGIRFHTKERERHRRTQNSGVVVHGEQQGSHVDFYGVLHDIIELRYMGWRKVYLFQCAWYDIGDPRRGIRVRDKLTVVNTARQWYKDEPFVLASQASQVFYLNDPILGGSWQVVHKITSRNVYNIHASRAVEDGMDDDETSDGDSDDEVDNNTNNYPPILESGPTMPEPLNREDSEHLFVDPASISGPEPMQSVDREFDIDDVLSDDDLSLKDVCADDNSGSEAENQLNEEADDDF comes from the exons ATGGATAAGTCTTGGATGCTTATTGAAGATAGATTGCATTCCCCTGAGTATGATGAAGGTGTTAGACAATTCTTAGCCATGGCACAAGCTCATGCAGCGACAGCTGATCAGATTAGGTGTCCATGTAGGAGATGCCGGAATAGAGCTTTTCACTCTATTCGTATCGTGGAAGATCATTTGTTTTTAAGAGGGATTGATCCAACGTATACAGAATGGATTTTCCATGGAGAAGAGGATCCGATACTGAATTCTACATTCTccgatgaagaagatgatgtagCATCCTCTTACAATCACTATATTGATGATGTCGACGAGATGTTAGACGACATTCGTCATGGGTCGTTTATGGATGAGGAAGGTAGCAATGGAAGAAATGCAAATGATAATTATCAACCCTCCACCTTTAATGCTCCAACCGACTATAACTTCGACGAGTTGGTTGCTGACGCACGACAACCACTTTATCCCGGATGTGCTAAGTTCTCGAAGCTATCATTCATCGTCAAGCTACTTCACATCAAGAGCATAGGTGGTTGGACAGTGAAGTCCTTTGACATGGTGATCAAGCTTTTGCACGATGCATTTCCCGACGCTCTATTTCCAAATTCATATCACGATGCTCGTCGCTTAGAGCGTGGCTTGGgatttaattatgaaaagatAGATTTGTGCCCAAATGACTGTGCgttgttttggaaggaaaatgcatcATACAATGAATGCCCTAAATGTAAAGCATCTAGGTGGATTGCAAGCACAAGTGACCAGCAGATGATACCACAAAAGGTTCTTCGATACTTCCCCTTGAAGCCGCGCTTGCAGAGACTGTTTATGTCAACGAAGACAGCCCAAGccatgagatggcataaagatGCACATGTTGACGATCCAACATCCATGCGACATCCAGCAGATTCAAGGGTATGGAAAGACTTCGATAACAAATATGTTGCCTTTTCCCATgatcctcgcaatgttaggctTGGGTTGGCGAGTGATGGGTTTAACCCCTTCAATAACATGAGTAGGCCGTACAGTATTTGGCCGGTACTACTTGTGCCCTACAACTTGCCCCcttggtcatgcatgaaagatccatacaCCATGTTGTCGTTGCTAATCCCTGGCCCTAAGTCACCAgggaatgatattgatgtgTTCTTGCGTCCTCTTGTCGATGAGTTGAAGGAATTATGGGAAGAGGGTATTCGGACGTTTGATGCGTACAGTGGACAAATGTTTACCTTGCATGCAGCACTACTTTGGACTATCAATGACTTTCCTGCATACGCCAATCTTTCTGGCTGGAGCACGAAAGGCAAGTTGGCTTGTCCTTCATGTAGAGAAGATACAAATTCACAATGGCTGGTATATGGGCGAAAGCATTGCTATATGGGGCATCGACGGTGGTTGCCACCAGATCACAGTTTGAGACGCAAAAAGAACTCTTTTAATGGGTGCGAAGAGCATGGACTCCAACCATCAAGGGTCGAGGGAGAGGTTTTGCTAGAACAATTACGTGAAGTTACACATTTCCAGTTTGGCAAATTTGGTTTGAAGAGGAAACGAACGCCGAATCAACTAAATTGGACCAAAAAATCTATCTTCTTTGAGCTTCCCTACTggttagatttgggcttgagaCATAACCTtgatgtcatgcatattgagaaaaacataTGCAATAGCGTGTTGGGAACATTGCTgaatattgaaggaaaaactaaGGACTCCGCAAATGCCCGTCGTGATTTGGCAAACCTTGGAATAAGGAAAGAATTGCATTTACAGCATGATGGGGACCATATTACTATGAGTCTTGGTTGCTACACGTTAAACTTAAATGAGCGAAGgattttttgtgattggttATCAAAAGTGAAATTTCCTGATGGTTTTGCATCGAACATTGCCCGTTGTGTGAATGCTAGTGACGGGAAGATTAGTGGAATGAAAAGCCATGACTGTCATGTCTTCTTGCAAGCACTGTTGCCGGTTGTGATTGGTGGGTTCTTACGGCCTGATGTGCGTCAAGCCTTAATAGATTTAAGCTCGTTCTTCAAAGAATTATGTTCTCGCACTTTGAACTTATCAGTGTTGACATATCTTCAAGCTAACATTCCCATCATTCTTTGCAAACTAGAAATGATATTCCCTCCAGCTttttttgatatcatggtgCACCTTGCCATTCACTTGCCAGAGGAGGCATTCCTGGCAGGACCCGTGCAATACAGGTGGATGTACCCTTTTGAAAGGTATCTAGGGAAGTTCAAGAGGTATGTCCGCAACAGAGCTCGGCCAGAGGGCTCAATTGCTGAGGCATATGTGCATCTCGAGTGTCTTACATTTTGCTCTATGTACCTCCATGATATTGAGACTAGATATAATCGCGAGGAACGCAACAATGATGTTCGTATTGGGACAACTGAGTCGGGAAATGAGCCAAGTTTATCTGTTTTCTCACAAAAGGTTAGACCATTGGGAACAGGAAGTTCTCACAAATTAGCCGACACACTATTGGTCAAGGCTCGATGGTATATACTTAATAATTGCACGGAGATTGAGCAATACATTGA GGAGCACTATAAGAAGATCCAAGAAGATGACCCTCAGAACATCGACCGTAGGCACCAGAGTCAATTTCCATCGTGGTTCAGATCACGC ATTCGAGAGGTGCGTTCAGTTAGGCCTACTGCGGTAACCGATGAGATATATGCCCTAGCATGTGGTCCAGATCCATGGGTTGCATCCTATGCTGGATGCATAATGAATGGTATTCGCTTTCATACGAAAGAGCGTGAAAGGCATCGCCGTACTCAAAACAGCGGGGTGGTTGTGCATGGCGAGCAACAAGGATCCCATGTTGACTTCTACGGTGTGTTGCATGATATTATAGAGTTACGCTACATGGGTTGGCGTAAGGTATATCTCTTTCAATGCGCATGGTATGACATTGGCGACCCGAGAAGGGGGATACGTGTCAGGGACAAATTGACGGTAGTCAATACTGCTAGGCAATGGTATAAAGATGAGCCTTTTGTCCTTGCCTCCCAAGCAAGTCAAGTCTTTTATCTCAATGATCCAATACTGGGGGGAAGTTGGCAGGTCGTCCATAAAATTACAAGTAGGAATGTTTACAACATTCACGCAAGTAGAGCTGTTGAGGATGGGATGGACGATGACGAAACATCAGATGGTGACTCAGATGATGAGGTTGACAATAACACGAACAATTACCCCCCTATACTCGAGAGTGGACCAACCATGCCTGAGCCATTGAATCGAGAGGATTCAGAGCATTTGTTTGTTGATCCAGCTTCCATATCGGGTCCAGAACCGATGCAATCAGTTGACCGTGAGTTCGATATTGATGATGTACTATCTGATGATGACTTGAGCCTGAAGGACGTATGTGCCGACGATAACTCTGGTAGCGAGGCCGAGAATCAGCTGAATGAGGAAGCTGATGATGATTTTTAG